In the Bacillus amyloliquefaciens DSM 7 = ATCC 23350 genome, ATTGGGGAAGATGTCATCTTAGTGCGTGTAAACGAACCAAAGGGGGGAGCGTAATCCTCCCTTTACTTGTAAAATGCCGGAAATCTCAATGTTTCCGGCACATTTATTTATCCGATTTTTCAATCAGCCGCTAAACGTATGCTTGAAATTGTGTTAAAATGAGTGGGAAATTACGCTTTTTTAATGTTTGTCGAAAGGTTGGATCCTCATGAATACATATCACCCGTTTAGTTTTACCACCCCCTCGGCACTCATGATAGAAGACTGGAATCATGTGAATCAGCATAACACAAAGGTCATCGCGGGATTCACAACCAAAAACGGAGGTGTCAGCAATCCTCCGTATGAGTCATTAAATACCGGATTGCACGTCCGGGACGAAGCTCATGATGTTGTGAAAAACCGTGAAGTCATAGCGTCCTTATGCGGTACTGATCTGGATTCCTGGGTATTCGCAGATCAGACACATGAAAACCGCGTCCGACACGTGACGGCCGGGGATAAAGGAAAAGGGGCGAGAGACTATTCCTCCGCATTCCGCGGGACGGACGGGCTCTATACGAAAGATACGAATCTTTTTTTGGCCCTGTGTTTTGCAGACTGTGTGCCCTTGTATTTTTATGACCCGGTAAATTCCATTATCGGCGCTGCCCATGCCGGATGGAAGGGGACGGTCAGACAAATCGGGCGCATCATGACGGAACGCTGGGTAAACGAAGAAGGCTCACGCTTAACAGATATTCAGGCTGTCATCGGTCCGTCTATCAGTGCAGTAAGCTATACCGTCGACGACCGCGTCATTAATGAAGTCCGGGCGCTGCCTTTTTCGGCTGAATCCGCCATATGTGAAACGGAAAAAGGCCAGTATCAGCTTGATTTAAAAGAGGTAAACCGCCTTCTTCTGATACATTGCGGCATTCCGGAAGAAAACATTTCAGTCAGCGGTTTATGCACTGAACGAGAGCATGAATTATTCTTTTCACACCGCCGCGACAAAGGGAAAACGGGACGCATGATGTCCTTTATCGGAATGAAGGAGGCATAAGTTATCTTGCGTGTTGCTGATCAATTACGACATATAAACGAAAGAATAAACGAAGCATGTAACAGATCGGGCCGAAGCCCCGAAGATGTAACCGTCATCGCGGTTACAAAATACGTATCAGCCGAAAGGGCTCAAGAGGCCGTCGATGCTGGTATTACAAGTCTG is a window encoding:
- the pgeF gene encoding peptidoglycan editing factor PgeF, whose product is MNTYHPFSFTTPSALMIEDWNHVNQHNTKVIAGFTTKNGGVSNPPYESLNTGLHVRDEAHDVVKNREVIASLCGTDLDSWVFADQTHENRVRHVTAGDKGKGARDYSSAFRGTDGLYTKDTNLFLALCFADCVPLYFYDPVNSIIGAAHAGWKGTVRQIGRIMTERWVNEEGSRLTDIQAVIGPSISAVSYTVDDRVINEVRALPFSAESAICETEKGQYQLDLKEVNRLLLIHCGIPEENISVSGLCTEREHELFFSHRRDKGKTGRMMSFIGMKEA